From one Paenibacillus sp. FSL K6-1330 genomic stretch:
- a CDS encoding serine/threonine protein kinase — protein sequence MNQQPIKFKIDNVSFELQDQHDFTWLQSIGTVFCVFDQQDSGNISFGIEKNDKKLFVKYAGCRPMEFSGNPRDAISRLKVAVPLYKTLGHPNLISLIDHFETKDGYAAIFEWFNGECLHSHWLFAVQPKHSHPESPFYRFKQLSIEKRLQSLDTIYEFHKYVESKGYIAVDFYDGSILYDFSKDLTRICDIDFYRLAPSVNDMGESFWGARRSKSPEEFILGAPIDARTNVFTMGAIAFGLLGGEMDHSFSKWEANRSLYEVALRAVRKDREQRYQTIYDFKNAWDSVKN from the coding sequence TGGCTTCAATCTATTGGTACCGTTTTTTGTGTGTTTGATCAGCAAGATTCTGGTAACATCAGTTTCGGAATCGAAAAGAACGATAAAAAGCTATTTGTTAAATACGCGGGTTGTAGACCAATGGAGTTTTCCGGAAACCCTAGAGATGCAATATCTAGGTTAAAGGTTGCCGTTCCGTTGTACAAGACCTTAGGACATCCAAATCTCATTAGTCTTATTGATCATTTTGAAACGAAAGACGGGTATGCTGCTATATTTGAATGGTTTAATGGCGAATGCCTGCATTCACATTGGTTGTTTGCCGTTCAACCAAAACATAGTCATCCTGAATCGCCTTTCTACAGGTTCAAACAGTTATCCATAGAGAAAAGGTTGCAGTCACTTGATACTATATATGAGTTCCATAAATATGTGGAGTCCAAAGGCTACATTGCGGTTGACTTCTATGATGGTAGTATTCTGTATGATTTTTCAAAGGATTTAACCAGGATCTGTGACATCGACTTCTACAGGTTGGCACCTTCTGTAAATGACATGGGAGAGAGCTTTTGGGGAGCAAGACGTTCGAAATCTCCTGAAGAGTTTATATTAGGTGCGCCTATTGATGCAAGAACGAATGTTTTCACGATGGGAGCTATCGCTTTTGGATTACTTGGTGGCGAAATGGATCATTCATTTTCAAAATGGGAAGCAAACAGATCACTTTACGAAGTCGCTTTACGAGCAGTTAGGAAAGATAGAGAACAACGATATCAAACTATTTATGATTTTAAAAATGCTTGGGATTCAGTTAAAAATTAA